The Akkermansia muciniphila genome contains a region encoding:
- a CDS encoding NAD(P)H-dependent oxidoreductase, translated as MNISVILGHPYKYSFNAAIAAAAAEALNKQGHHVLFHDLYGEQFNPVLPDTELVSDVPEDTLTALHQREIREADGIVIIHPNWWGQPPAIMKGWIDRVLREEVAYTFPKGDNGGGVPIGLLKAKAALVFNTSNTPAERERQIFGDPLEHIWKDCVFSFCGVNVFERKMFRIIADSTPDLRRKWLEEVKETVAKYFPHHKESPST; from the coding sequence ATGAACATATCCGTTATTCTGGGGCATCCCTACAAGTACAGCTTCAATGCAGCGATTGCCGCAGCAGCGGCGGAGGCATTAAATAAACAGGGTCATCATGTCCTGTTTCACGACCTTTACGGGGAACAATTCAATCCCGTTCTTCCGGACACAGAACTGGTCAGCGACGTTCCGGAAGATACTCTCACGGCCCTCCACCAGCGGGAAATCAGGGAGGCAGACGGAATCGTCATCATCCACCCCAACTGGTGGGGGCAGCCTCCGGCCATCATGAAAGGCTGGATTGACCGCGTACTCCGGGAGGAAGTGGCCTATACCTTCCCCAAAGGAGACAACGGGGGAGGCGTGCCCATCGGCCTGTTAAAAGCAAAAGCGGCGCTCGTCTTCAATACCTCCAATACCCCTGCGGAAAGAGAGCGGCAAATCTTCGGTGATCCTCTGGAACACATCTGGAAAGACTGCGTCTTCAGTTTTTGCGGCGTCAACGTCTTTGAAAGAAAAATGTTCCGCATCATTGCCGACAGCACTCCGGACCTGCGCCGCAAATGGCTGGAAGAAGTCAAGGAAACCGTAGCTAAATATTTCCCGCATCATAAAGAATCTCCCAGCACTTAA
- the sucC gene encoding ADP-forming succinate--CoA ligase subunit beta, producing the protein MNIHEYQAKQLFERFGVATPKGIAAATAQEAAQIARDMGVSQYVVKAQVHAGGRGKGTFKNGFKGGVHVVDSVEEVEDVAGKMLNQVLVTKQTGETGKLVSKIMVAEAVDLKKECYFAILQDRARECPVIVASTEGGMDIEEVAATRPEAIIREHIDPALGILPFQALKIAVALGLTGPLLRQATKLITNVYKLFTALDCSLVEINPLVVTTDDRVCALDAKFNFDDNALYRHPEIMEMRDETEEDPREVEAGKYDLNYIGLDGNIGCMVNGAGLAMATMDIIKYYGGEPANFLDVGGSATEEMVTNAFRILTSDKNVKALLVNIFGGIMRCDVIAQGIVAAAKNIDMKIPLVVRLEGTNVEIGKKILADSGIAIIPADNLDEAAQKAVAAVK; encoded by the coding sequence ATGAACATTCACGAATATCAAGCAAAACAACTCTTTGAGCGCTTTGGCGTGGCTACCCCCAAGGGCATCGCCGCCGCTACCGCCCAGGAAGCAGCACAAATAGCCCGGGACATGGGCGTCTCCCAATACGTAGTTAAGGCACAGGTACACGCTGGCGGACGTGGCAAAGGCACCTTCAAAAACGGCTTCAAGGGCGGCGTGCACGTCGTTGACTCCGTGGAAGAAGTGGAAGATGTGGCCGGCAAGATGCTGAACCAGGTTCTGGTTACCAAGCAGACCGGGGAAACCGGCAAGCTGGTCAGCAAGATCATGGTGGCGGAAGCCGTGGACCTGAAAAAGGAATGCTACTTCGCCATTCTCCAGGACCGCGCCCGTGAATGCCCCGTCATCGTAGCCAGCACGGAAGGCGGCATGGACATTGAAGAAGTGGCCGCCACCCGGCCGGAAGCCATCATCCGCGAACACATTGACCCGGCCCTGGGCATCCTACCCTTCCAGGCTCTCAAGATCGCCGTGGCCCTGGGCCTGACCGGCCCCCTGCTCCGCCAGGCCACCAAGCTCATCACCAACGTTTACAAGCTCTTCACCGCCCTGGACTGCTCCCTGGTGGAAATCAACCCCCTCGTGGTCACCACGGACGACCGCGTGTGCGCGCTGGACGCCAAATTCAACTTTGACGACAACGCCCTGTACCGCCACCCGGAAATCATGGAAATGCGGGATGAAACGGAAGAAGACCCCCGTGAAGTGGAAGCCGGCAAGTATGACCTGAACTACATCGGCCTGGATGGCAACATCGGCTGCATGGTGAACGGCGCCGGCCTGGCCATGGCCACGATGGACATCATCAAATACTACGGCGGGGAGCCCGCCAACTTCCTGGACGTAGGCGGTTCCGCCACGGAGGAAATGGTAACCAACGCGTTCCGCATCCTCACCAGCGACAAGAATGTGAAGGCCCTTCTGGTCAACATCTTCGGCGGCATCATGCGCTGTGACGTCATCGCCCAGGGCATTGTGGCCGCGGCGAAAAACATCGACATGAAAATCCCGCTCGTCGTCCGCCTGGAAGGCACCAACGTGGAAATCGGCAAGAAAATCCTCGCAGACAGCGGCATTGCCATCATCCCCGCCGACAACCTGGACGAAGCCGCCCAGAAAGCGGTGGCAGCAGTCAAATAA
- a CDS encoding TetR/AcrR family transcriptional regulator, translating into MKQQQGTKERLLDAAECLFAEHGYTGTSMRMISQQASVNIASANYYFGGKEGLWKAVMMKYAPQARDFRISMMDDAMEKGTVRALAHAYVYPSFHGLLHVKLEDLGNFPHYLRLLGICHVQTPEIAVEYIKEVYSPIRRRLHDCIRTMFPDASTYQIFWTVLAIESIMIGLLTRLRMIMELMENNRVPKGSVQDLFELIVRQVDGLIHLCGKPA; encoded by the coding sequence ATGAAACAACAGCAAGGAACCAAGGAACGATTGCTGGATGCGGCGGAGTGCCTGTTTGCCGAGCACGGCTATACGGGCACTTCCATGCGCATGATTTCCCAGCAGGCCTCCGTCAACATCGCCTCAGCCAATTATTATTTCGGCGGCAAGGAGGGGCTTTGGAAGGCGGTCATGATGAAGTATGCGCCGCAGGCGCGGGATTTCCGGATTTCCATGATGGATGACGCCATGGAAAAAGGCACGGTGCGGGCGCTGGCCCATGCCTATGTTTACCCTTCCTTCCACGGCCTCCTGCATGTGAAGCTGGAAGACCTGGGCAATTTCCCCCATTACCTGCGCCTGCTGGGCATCTGCCATGTGCAGACTCCGGAGATAGCGGTGGAGTATATCAAGGAGGTGTATTCCCCCATCCGCCGCCGGCTGCATGACTGCATCCGCACCATGTTTCCGGACGCTTCCACGTACCAGATTTTCTGGACGGTGCTGGCTATTGAAAGCATCATGATCGGCCTGCTGACCCGTTTGCGGATGATTATGGAGCTGATGGAGAACAACCGGGTTCCCAAGGGCAGCGTGCAGGATTTGTTTGAACTGATTGTCCGCCAGGTGGACGGCCTGATCCATTTGTGCGGAAAACCCGCGTAA
- a CDS encoding AMP-binding protein: MAIFGSSNLSDSGDLLIFNKASHKTLLMLEKELGRERITYLVEEGLPPDTSIAAHLESTRADGILFQAGSSDPIALRAAIMERINAGRRVVFLPGPVAHIKGSISQIPPRVIKALEALHISPVPVYVGFYTSSVLDAEADTDVQADIQIHILPKLAPGAEMAPRLTSAWLECSAQAYATLPQLHGSLSALLFRSLKQHSDCRVIDGIDDTTLTYGQLLAISVAFAKRLKKITSNRRVGIILPPGKGAAIANLGCLFAGKTPVNFNYSASEGAFASSVKQSGVDWFITADTFMRKLQNFPWPPQRDLIFMEREIPLLKSSAKRWGLAMKFLTAGFMIRKLGLDAPTGADEAVLMFTSGSSGEPKGVPLTHHNLLSNISQCSSRITLAPQSRFLGSLPVFHCFGITIGLWYPMIGGYDMVTYPSPLEAKRLGALIKQYGISLVVTTPTFLRGFMKRCEPDTFKTVRYLIVGAEKLPDDLSAAFREKFGTIPCEGYGLTEASPVCSVNFIDPAPSNPAGDFIPGMKKGSVGALLPGIAIRITSPHTGRVVPSTTSGMIWLKGPNIFPGYLGGPEADRDIFVDGWLKTGDIGSADEFGFLKIEGRISRFSKIGGEMVPHEALEAAIMNIWNLDPADEERRIAVVTIPDPVKGEAVALLTTLVTDYVHQARTLIRHGLIDQGLPALWCPKEIIPVERIPVLPSGKLDIKQCRMLAYEALNIPFEP; this comes from the coding sequence ATGGCCATCTTCGGTTCCTCCAATCTATCCGACTCCGGCGACCTGCTGATTTTCAACAAGGCATCCCACAAAACCCTGCTTATGCTCGAAAAGGAACTGGGCAGGGAGCGCATCACCTACCTGGTGGAAGAAGGCCTGCCCCCGGACACATCCATCGCCGCCCATCTGGAATCCACCAGGGCGGACGGCATCCTGTTCCAGGCGGGCTCCAGCGATCCCATCGCCCTGCGCGCCGCTATCATGGAGCGCATTAACGCAGGAAGGCGCGTGGTGTTCCTTCCCGGCCCGGTGGCGCACATCAAGGGCTCCATCAGCCAGATTCCCCCGCGGGTCATCAAGGCCCTGGAAGCGCTCCACATTTCCCCCGTACCGGTTTACGTGGGCTTTTACACCAGCTCCGTGCTGGATGCGGAGGCGGATACGGACGTCCAGGCGGATATCCAGATCCATATTCTCCCCAAGCTGGCCCCCGGCGCTGAAATGGCGCCGCGCCTGACCTCCGCCTGGCTGGAATGCTCCGCCCAGGCTTACGCCACGCTGCCCCAGCTTCACGGCTCCCTGTCCGCCCTGCTGTTCCGCAGCCTCAAGCAGCATTCGGATTGCCGGGTCATTGACGGCATTGACGACACTACGCTGACCTACGGCCAATTGCTGGCCATTTCCGTGGCCTTTGCCAAGCGGCTGAAAAAGATCACCTCCAACCGCCGGGTGGGCATCATCCTGCCGCCCGGCAAGGGCGCGGCCATTGCCAACCTGGGCTGCCTGTTCGCCGGGAAAACGCCGGTGAATTTCAATTATTCAGCCTCGGAAGGTGCTTTTGCCAGTTCCGTAAAACAATCCGGCGTGGACTGGTTCATCACGGCGGACACGTTCATGCGCAAGCTTCAGAATTTCCCATGGCCCCCCCAGCGGGACCTGATCTTCATGGAAAGGGAAATTCCCCTGCTCAAGAGTTCCGCCAAACGCTGGGGCCTGGCCATGAAGTTCCTGACCGCCGGGTTCATGATCAGGAAGCTGGGGCTGGACGCGCCCACGGGCGCGGACGAGGCCGTGCTGATGTTCACCTCCGGTTCCTCCGGAGAACCCAAGGGCGTGCCGCTGACCCACCACAACCTGCTTTCCAACATCTCCCAGTGCTCCTCCCGCATCACGCTCGCGCCGCAGAGCAGGTTCCTGGGGAGCCTGCCCGTGTTCCACTGCTTCGGCATCACCATCGGGCTGTGGTACCCCATGATCGGCGGATATGACATGGTTACCTACCCCTCCCCGCTGGAAGCCAAGCGCCTGGGCGCGCTGATCAAGCAGTACGGCATCAGCCTGGTGGTCACCACGCCCACCTTCCTGCGCGGCTTCATGAAACGGTGTGAGCCGGATACCTTTAAAACCGTGCGCTACCTGATTGTGGGCGCGGAGAAGCTGCCGGACGATCTTTCCGCCGCTTTCCGGGAGAAATTCGGCACCATTCCGTGTGAAGGCTACGGCCTGACGGAGGCCTCCCCCGTCTGCTCCGTCAATTTCATTGACCCGGCTCCCTCCAACCCCGCCGGAGACTTCATTCCCGGCATGAAGAAAGGTTCCGTGGGAGCCCTGCTGCCGGGCATAGCCATACGCATCACCAGCCCTCATACGGGCCGCGTGGTGCCCTCCACCACGTCCGGCATGATCTGGCTGAAAGGGCCGAATATTTTCCCCGGCTACCTGGGAGGGCCTGAAGCGGACCGGGACATTTTCGTGGACGGATGGCTGAAAACCGGGGACATAGGCTCCGCGGACGAATTCGGCTTCCTGAAGATTGAAGGCCGCATTTCCCGCTTTTCCAAGATAGGCGGGGAGATGGTTCCCCATGAAGCGCTGGAGGCCGCCATCATGAACATCTGGAACCTGGACCCGGCGGACGAGGAACGGCGCATAGCCGTCGTCACCATTCCGGACCCCGTGAAGGGGGAGGCCGTGGCCCTGCTCACCACGCTGGTGACGGATTACGTGCACCAGGCGCGCACCCTGATCAGGCACGGCCTGATTGACCAGGGGCTTCCGGCCCTGTGGTGCCCCAAGGAGATTATTCCCGTGGAGCGCATTCCGGTGCTGCCGTCCGGCAAGCTGGACATCAAGCAATGCAGGATGCTGGCTTATGAAGCGCTGAACATCCCCTTTGAACCATAA
- the sucD gene encoding succinate--CoA ligase subunit alpha → MTSLIDKNTRLVVQGITGSAGAFHAKNCMDFGTNVVAGVTPGKGGQLFEGKVPVFDTVAEAKKATDCNASMIFVPPPFAADAIMEAADAGVKLIVCITEGIPVQDMQKVKAFLKDKDVTLIGPNCPGIVNPAANCKIGIMPAYIFKPGRIGIVSRSGTLTYEAVWQVTNMGLGQSMCIGIGGDPVHGMTQQQAVQFFTEDPNTDAFIMIGEIGGSEEEEAAEWIKNNCKKPVAAFIAGATAPKGRRMGHAGAIVAGGKGTAAAKQEALKEAGIVVAKTPAQMGAALAEAMKNKGM, encoded by the coding sequence ATGACATCTCTCATTGACAAGAACACCCGTCTGGTCGTGCAAGGCATCACCGGCAGCGCCGGCGCATTCCACGCCAAAAACTGCATGGACTTCGGCACCAACGTCGTCGCCGGCGTAACCCCCGGCAAGGGCGGCCAGCTCTTTGAAGGCAAGGTCCCCGTCTTCGACACCGTGGCGGAAGCCAAAAAGGCCACGGACTGCAACGCCTCCATGATCTTCGTTCCCCCGCCCTTTGCTGCGGACGCCATCATGGAAGCCGCGGACGCGGGCGTGAAGCTCATCGTCTGCATCACGGAAGGCATCCCGGTACAGGACATGCAGAAGGTGAAAGCCTTCCTGAAGGACAAGGACGTGACCCTCATCGGCCCGAACTGCCCCGGCATCGTCAACCCCGCCGCCAACTGCAAGATCGGCATCATGCCGGCCTACATCTTCAAGCCCGGCAGAATCGGCATCGTCTCCCGTTCCGGCACGCTCACCTATGAAGCCGTCTGGCAAGTCACCAACATGGGCCTGGGCCAGAGCATGTGCATCGGCATCGGCGGCGACCCCGTCCACGGCATGACCCAGCAGCAGGCCGTTCAATTCTTCACGGAAGACCCGAACACGGACGCCTTCATCATGATCGGTGAAATCGGCGGTTCCGAAGAAGAAGAAGCCGCCGAATGGATCAAGAACAACTGCAAGAAGCCCGTCGCCGCCTTCATCGCAGGCGCCACGGCTCCCAAGGGACGCCGCATGGGCCACGCAGGAGCCATCGTGGCCGGAGGCAAAGGCACCGCCGCCGCCAAGCAGGAAGCCCTGAAGGAAGCCGGCATCGTGGTGGCCAAGACGCCCGCCCAGATGGGCGCCGCCCTGGCAGAAGCCATGAAGAACAAGGGCATGTAA
- the xseA gene encoding exodeoxyribonuclease VII large subunit, translating into MEFPEETPAAPRPITVKQLVYRLRDTVSIAVGTQWVVGELSNVKHHTSGHVYFTLKEQGAEIFCAFFKAAASKCPVRLQEGMKVHVLGSATVYPDRGQLQLVIRQVKAAGQGDLQARFLELKEKLQREGLFDAERKKGIPAFPRAIGIITSPTGAVIQDIRHVLERRAPWVKAYLLPVRVQGAGAEHEIAAAVRAWSHAALNGLPPVDVLIVGRGGGSIEDLWNFNEETVARAIYECTVPVISAVGHDTDFTIADFVADLRAPTPTAAAELATPDGPEWLRKLSRMEQSLHASARHSLLRSKLKLDVYLRGKLLDADSLLSPYAQRLDDMEETLLNASATRIFQNTLHINQLEHQLQMRHPAHRNRERMQLLDSLRAGLAHAAAARMAEFASQLALLQARVDAHSPEQTLRRGYALVENGQKQLIRQTSQVQPGEKLKVRVSDGCFFVKDDTSQ; encoded by the coding sequence ATGGAATTCCCGGAGGAAACGCCCGCAGCCCCCAGGCCCATCACGGTTAAACAGCTTGTCTACCGCCTGAGGGATACGGTGAGCATTGCCGTGGGCACCCAATGGGTGGTGGGGGAACTCAGCAACGTAAAGCACCACACCAGCGGCCACGTTTACTTCACCCTGAAGGAACAGGGGGCGGAAATCTTCTGCGCCTTCTTCAAGGCGGCGGCCTCCAAATGCCCCGTACGGCTCCAGGAAGGGATGAAGGTCCATGTGCTGGGAAGCGCCACCGTGTATCCGGACCGGGGGCAGCTTCAACTGGTCATCAGGCAGGTGAAAGCCGCCGGACAGGGGGACTTGCAGGCCCGTTTCCTGGAATTGAAGGAAAAACTCCAGCGGGAGGGATTGTTTGATGCGGAGCGTAAAAAAGGCATCCCCGCCTTCCCGCGCGCCATCGGCATCATCACCTCCCCCACCGGCGCCGTCATCCAGGACATACGCCATGTGCTGGAACGCCGCGCACCATGGGTGAAGGCCTATCTGCTGCCCGTGCGCGTGCAGGGGGCCGGAGCGGAGCATGAGATAGCCGCGGCGGTCCGCGCCTGGTCCCACGCGGCCCTCAACGGCCTGCCCCCCGTGGACGTGCTTATTGTGGGCCGCGGCGGCGGCTCCATTGAGGACTTGTGGAATTTCAATGAGGAAACGGTAGCGCGCGCGATTTACGAATGCACCGTTCCCGTGATTTCCGCCGTGGGGCATGATACGGATTTCACCATTGCGGATTTTGTGGCGGACCTGCGCGCGCCCACTCCCACCGCCGCGGCGGAACTGGCTACGCCGGACGGCCCCGAATGGCTCCGGAAACTGTCCAGGATGGAGCAGTCCCTGCACGCCTCCGCCCGGCATTCCCTGTTGCGTTCCAAGCTGAAACTGGATGTTTACCTGCGTGGAAAACTGCTGGATGCGGATTCCCTGCTTTCCCCCTATGCCCAGCGCCTGGACGACATGGAGGAGACCCTGCTGAATGCCTCCGCCACGCGCATTTTCCAGAACACACTTCATATCAACCAACTGGAACACCAGCTCCAAATGCGCCACCCGGCGCACCGCAACCGGGAACGCATGCAGCTCCTGGATTCCCTCCGGGCAGGATTGGCCCATGCCGCCGCCGCGCGCATGGCTGAGTTTGCTTCACAACTGGCTCTTCTTCAAGCCCGGGTGGATGCCCACAGCCCGGAGCAAACGTTGCGCCGGGGGTACGCCCTGGTAGAAAACGGGCAAAAACAGCTGATTCGCCAAACGAGCCAGGTCCAGCCCGGGGAAAAATTAAAAGTCCGTGTCTCCGACGGTTGTTTTTTTGTCAAGGATGACACATCACAATAA
- the hisD gene encoding histidinol dehydrogenase, with the protein MKIYRPSDTCFDEMKSRMNRRALPEDSVRDTVNAIIRDVSARGDEALFDYAARFDKVELDPSSLFVTEEELAEAEAAVEDSVKEAIAASLANIHYFSDRSRRQDWSGVNAQGVEVAERFLPYDRVGIYIPGGKAPLVSTSIMTGGFAQAAGVREIVAATPCGPDGRVNPALLYALKASGATEIIKAGGAQAIAALALGTESVKPVEKIFGPGNRFVVEAKRQLVGAVAIDLLPGPSEVMVLADETADAEFLAADLLAQGEHGPDSVVVFVTTSETLLEQVEAEVERQAALLSRGAIIREVLDKHAYGFLVSSIREGVDLVNAFAPEHLVLVTRDEDAVLDGIRTAGAIYAGALSTVACGDFLAGPSHTLPTGGAGKSFSGLRADQFQRRTSVVRMNRDSVLKSAPYVAEFARVEGLDAHNHSLQVRAARVDR; encoded by the coding sequence ATGAAAATTTACCGTCCTTCCGACACCTGTTTTGACGAGATGAAAAGCCGGATGAACCGCCGCGCCCTCCCGGAGGATTCCGTAAGGGATACCGTGAATGCTATTATCCGGGACGTTTCCGCGCGCGGGGACGAGGCCCTTTTTGATTACGCCGCCAGGTTTGACAAGGTGGAGCTGGACCCTTCCTCCCTGTTTGTGACGGAAGAAGAGCTGGCGGAGGCGGAAGCCGCGGTGGAGGATTCCGTGAAGGAGGCCATTGCCGCCTCCCTGGCCAATATCCATTATTTTTCAGACCGCAGCCGCAGGCAGGACTGGTCCGGCGTAAACGCGCAGGGAGTGGAGGTGGCGGAGCGCTTCCTGCCGTATGACCGCGTGGGCATTTATATTCCCGGCGGAAAGGCTCCCCTGGTGTCCACGTCCATCATGACGGGCGGTTTTGCCCAGGCCGCCGGCGTGCGGGAGATTGTGGCCGCTACGCCCTGCGGGCCGGACGGACGGGTGAATCCCGCTCTTTTATACGCATTGAAGGCTTCCGGCGCTACGGAGATTATTAAAGCAGGCGGAGCCCAGGCGATCGCTGCCCTGGCGCTGGGGACGGAGAGCGTGAAGCCGGTGGAAAAGATTTTCGGCCCCGGCAACCGTTTTGTCGTGGAGGCCAAGCGTCAGCTGGTGGGAGCCGTCGCCATTGACTTGCTGCCCGGCCCCAGTGAAGTGATGGTGCTGGCGGATGAGACCGCGGATGCGGAGTTTCTGGCTGCGGACCTGCTGGCGCAGGGGGAACACGGCCCGGACAGCGTGGTGGTGTTTGTCACCACGTCGGAAACGCTGCTGGAGCAGGTAGAGGCGGAGGTGGAGCGCCAGGCCGCCCTGCTGAGCCGCGGAGCAATTATCCGGGAGGTGCTGGACAAGCACGCTTACGGTTTTCTGGTCTCTTCCATCCGGGAAGGCGTGGACCTGGTGAACGCCTTTGCCCCGGAGCACCTGGTGCTCGTCACGCGGGATGAAGACGCCGTGCTGGACGGCATCCGCACGGCGGGCGCCATTTACGCCGGCGCTCTTTCCACAGTAGCCTGCGGGGATTTTCTGGCGGGGCCCAGCCATACGCTGCCCACCGGAGGGGCCGGCAAGTCCTTTTCCGGACTGCGGGCGGACCAGTTTCAGCGGCGCACCAGCGTGGTGCGGATGAACCGGGATTCCGTGCTTAAATCAGCCCCGTATGTGGCGGAGTTCGCCAGGGTGGAGGGGCTGGACGCCCACAACCACTCCCTCCAGGTCCGCGCCGCGCGCGTTGACCGGTAA
- a CDS encoding tetratricopeptide repeat protein, whose product MKPLSPRTKWLIALCLCVLVMLLEFLTYHMAYRIGHDEGMLATPAVVVQKSDEKAMQNLSRFMADVFASRESLAGILDNRDERLAWIRDPELRTETAWGLTRELISRDGVDRALPTARELIDAGYAAGRYGTWAPRADAVAQALLSVHRYSPAYDYLKTAVEGYEKEGMAAELVKALQTMSSIDQMLNRNDEANTLLQRAVDAAAHLGPDALPVRSRLMAAQGRLARTTGRIPESRAYFKKALALCPQPDKTTGDLALASISMGEAMLEAGRKEEARELFLKGLSGSENAPYLLNDCLNALRGLARISTEQGNYEEALAYLYQAEGAARGVLPADHAFWAGLYDQRGWVNIMRKAAPEARSDFQKAINNSASSPVISAQSREGLGKAWLDAGEGDKARENLKKALELRESHFASDTLSLGRVYYSLGLASDMSGDRESALHAYAGAVDSLLKCGEGPERKSLLVQSYLCKAYALCDGEQWKEAVEAFEAVLPMLEGEQRSENYKQLGRCYDELGMKEKGDACWKESGFPRVRMESPGRRPSGSSRSSRR is encoded by the coding sequence TTGAAACCCCTGTCCCCGCGCACCAAGTGGCTGATTGCCCTGTGCTTGTGCGTGCTCGTGATGCTGCTGGAGTTCCTGACGTACCACATGGCGTACCGCATAGGCCATGATGAAGGGATGCTGGCTACCCCTGCGGTAGTGGTGCAGAAGAGTGATGAAAAGGCCATGCAGAATTTATCCCGCTTCATGGCGGACGTGTTTGCTTCCCGTGAAAGCCTGGCCGGCATTCTGGACAACCGGGATGAACGCCTGGCATGGATCAGGGATCCGGAATTGCGCACGGAGACGGCCTGGGGCCTTACCCGTGAACTGATCAGCCGGGACGGCGTGGACCGCGCGCTGCCCACGGCCAGGGAACTGATTGACGCTGGCTACGCCGCGGGGCGTTACGGCACATGGGCGCCCCGTGCGGATGCCGTGGCGCAGGCCCTTCTGTCAGTGCACCGGTATTCTCCGGCTTATGATTATTTGAAAACGGCTGTGGAGGGGTATGAAAAGGAGGGAATGGCCGCGGAACTGGTGAAGGCCCTCCAGACCATGAGCTCCATTGACCAGATGCTGAACAGGAATGATGAGGCGAATACCCTCCTTCAGCGCGCCGTGGATGCCGCCGCCCATTTGGGGCCGGACGCCCTTCCGGTCAGGTCCAGGCTGATGGCCGCCCAGGGCAGGCTGGCCCGCACCACGGGGCGCATTCCGGAATCCCGCGCGTATTTCAAGAAGGCCCTGGCCCTGTGCCCCCAGCCGGACAAGACGACCGGTGACCTGGCCCTGGCGAGCATCAGCATGGGGGAGGCCATGCTGGAAGCCGGCAGGAAGGAAGAGGCGCGGGAATTGTTTTTAAAGGGCCTTTCCGGTTCGGAAAACGCCCCCTACCTGCTGAATGATTGCCTCAACGCCCTGCGCGGCCTGGCGCGCATTTCCACGGAACAGGGGAATTATGAGGAAGCGCTGGCTTATCTTTACCAGGCGGAAGGCGCCGCCCGCGGCGTGCTGCCGGCGGACCATGCATTCTGGGCCGGGCTGTACGACCAGAGGGGGTGGGTCAACATCATGCGCAAGGCCGCTCCGGAGGCCCGCTCTGATTTTCAGAAAGCTATCAATAACAGCGCCTCTTCCCCCGTCATTTCCGCCCAGTCCCGGGAAGGGCTGGGCAAGGCGTGGCTGGATGCCGGTGAGGGAGACAAGGCCAGGGAAAACCTGAAAAAGGCCCTTGAGCTCCGGGAATCCCATTTTGCCTCTGACACTCTGTCCCTGGGCCGCGTTTATTATTCGCTGGGCCTTGCCAGCGATATGTCCGGGGACCGGGAAAGCGCCCTGCACGCTTACGCCGGAGCGGTGGATTCCCTGCTGAAATGCGGAGAAGGGCCGGAGCGCAAGAGCCTGCTGGTCCAGTCCTACTTATGCAAGGCATACGCCCTGTGCGACGGGGAGCAGTGGAAAGAGGCCGTGGAAGCCTTTGAAGCGGTGCTCCCCATGCTGGAAGGGGAACAGCGGTCGGAAAATTACAAGCAGCTGGGCCGTTGCTATGATGAGTTGGGCATGAAAGAGAAAGGGGATGCCTGCTGGAAGGAATCCGGCTTTCCCCGCGTGCGCATGGAGTCTCCGGGACGGAGGCCGTCCGGAAGCTCCAGGTCTTCCCGGCGTTAG